The following proteins come from a genomic window of Chitinophagaceae bacterium:
- the hflC gene encoding protease modulator HflC, with the protein MEKKWIFSGVILVIITIIISNTVFVLDETQQAIVTQFGKPVGGSRTEPGVNFKIPFIQSVQYFDKRYLKWDGDPNQVPTQDKKFIFVDTYARWQITDPLQFFIRLRDERSGQSRLDDILDGETRNAVASNALLDLVRSSNREPEVYEDYLEDIDHLEDINIGREQIEAIVLEKANERTSDLGIIILDFQFKRINYVDEVRERVYDRMISERNRIADQFRSEGEGEARKIEGEKERDLAQIQSEAVMESEKIRGRADSIAANIYASAYNRNRASRDFYQFVRSLQAMEKTFDEKSTLILTTDNELYQYLKKAN; encoded by the coding sequence ATGGAAAAGAAATGGATATTCAGCGGGGTTATTCTCGTTATAATTACAATAATAATCTCTAATACAGTATTTGTGTTAGATGAAACACAGCAAGCTATAGTCACTCAATTCGGTAAGCCTGTTGGAGGTTCGCGTACTGAACCCGGAGTGAATTTTAAAATTCCTTTTATACAAAGCGTACAGTATTTTGATAAACGCTATCTGAAATGGGACGGAGATCCTAATCAGGTACCCACTCAGGATAAGAAATTCATATTTGTGGATACTTATGCACGCTGGCAAATTACTGATCCTTTACAGTTTTTTATTCGTTTAAGAGATGAGCGCTCCGGGCAATCAAGATTAGATGATATACTCGATGGAGAAACCCGTAATGCTGTTGCCAGTAATGCTTTACTGGACTTGGTAAGATCTTCAAACAGAGAGCCGGAAGTCTATGAAGATTATTTAGAGGATATTGATCATTTAGAAGATATAAACATAGGTAGAGAGCAAATTGAAGCTATCGTATTAGAAAAAGCAAATGAGCGTACATCTGATTTGGGAATAATTATTTTAGATTTTCAGTTTAAGCGCATTAACTATGTAGATGAAGTAAGGGAAAGAGTTTATGACAGGATGATTAGTGAGCGTAACAGAATTGCCGATCAATTTCGTTCGGAAGGAGAGGGAGAAGCAAGAAAAATTGAAGGTGAAAAAGAAAGAGATTTAGCTCAAATTCAATCAGAAGCTGTTATGGAATCTGAAAAAATTAGAGGTAGAGCTGATTCTATAGCTGCCAATATATATGCTTCTGCCTACAACCGCAACAGAGCAAGCCGTGATTTTTATCAATTTGTTCGCTCTTTACAGGCTATGGAAAAGACTTTTGATGAAAAATCAACCCTTATTTTAACCACAGATAATGAATTGTATCAGTATCTGAAGAAAGCGAACTAA